Proteins found in one Vallitalea guaymasensis genomic segment:
- a CDS encoding MerR family transcriptional regulator, with amino-acid sequence MKKFDDLYTVGQMSKLCNIPIKTLRYYDDIGLLLPEHVDTQNNYRYYSKKQILYLSIIRHFKTSGFSLEDIRNLLKREDLSILEKKLEDKLIDTKKKLEELEYVRDKLEMDINHLKMGKEFSDYLDTEQETWDKNGIEMKNIPIIPVLFTRYRCPSNPGSYIKRFSELGSLLEKYKLYRVGPLMTVFYDHYTEFDYSNADIEVCMPVAGNLERCPNIREYGGFLGVTMLHKGPYSRMQDSYSMALEWIQKKGYAYITPATEKYIIDTTSTNIEENYVTEIILPVKKYH; translated from the coding sequence ATGAAAAAGTTTGATGATTTATATACAGTGGGTCAGATGTCAAAGCTGTGTAATATTCCTATAAAGACATTAAGGTATTATGATGATATAGGATTACTTTTGCCTGAACATGTTGATACACAGAATAATTATCGATATTATTCAAAAAAACAGATATTATACTTAAGTATTATTAGACATTTTAAGACATCTGGATTTTCATTAGAGGACATACGGAACCTTTTAAAACGTGAGGATCTATCCATATTGGAAAAGAAGCTTGAAGATAAATTAATTGATACAAAAAAGAAGCTTGAAGAACTGGAATATGTTCGTGACAAATTGGAAATGGATATTAATCATTTGAAGATGGGTAAAGAATTTTCTGATTATCTTGATACAGAACAGGAGACATGGGATAAAAATGGAATAGAGATGAAGAATATTCCTATTATACCCGTACTTTTCACAAGGTATAGATGTCCAAGCAATCCTGGCAGTTACATTAAGCGATTCAGTGAATTGGGTTCTTTGTTGGAAAAGTATAAGTTGTATCGAGTGGGTCCTTTGATGACAGTCTTCTATGACCACTACACAGAATTTGATTATAGTAATGCGGATATTGAAGTATGTATGCCTGTGGCAGGAAATTTGGAGAGATGCCCAAATATAAGGGAATATGGTGGTTTTTTAGGAGTAACAATGTTACATAAAGGACCTTATTCCAGAATGCAAGATTCCTATAGTATGGCTTTAGAATGGATTCAGAAAAAGGGATATGCCTATATTACACCTGCAACAGAAAAATACATTATTGATACAACCAGTACAAATATTGAAGAGAATTATGTAACAGAAATTATATTGCCTGTAAAAAAATATCATTAA
- a CDS encoding prenyltransferase/squalene oxidase repeat-containing protein, with protein sequence MNELKIKAEKYIYENANSLQKACMDYIADKGNKKKIIQELSTYQNADGGWVNGLEVEYPGSASSPFTTAAALGYIAKFDLKDTSLYHNTLAYLKDTQHQNGMWDDTDKILAFPHPPYMGPGIYPDYKTGMILKWLLRLNTIDKAMINGARDYMIQAFDEISSKTDFWSAVAYSGAFSMLPHVKEYSKIMEWSMKILMPNESQFGWQQVMGMIEDDTPIPEQAYDMAIKLINENQEEDGGWPHQFGTYNRVWSAIYILRFLKNKKLIY encoded by the coding sequence ATGAATGAATTAAAGATAAAAGCGGAGAAGTATATCTATGAAAATGCTAATAGCTTACAGAAGGCTTGTATGGATTATATAGCTGATAAAGGCAATAAGAAGAAGATTATACAAGAACTTTCGACTTATCAAAATGCTGATGGAGGATGGGTGAATGGATTGGAAGTAGAATATCCTGGATCTGCTAGCTCTCCCTTTACCACCGCAGCAGCTTTAGGTTATATAGCTAAATTTGACCTAAAAGATACAAGTTTGTACCACAATACATTGGCTTATTTAAAAGATACTCAGCATCAAAATGGAATGTGGGATGACACAGATAAGATTCTTGCTTTCCCTCATCCTCCATATATGGGACCAGGTATTTATCCTGATTATAAGACTGGAATGATACTGAAATGGTTGTTAAGGTTGAATACTATAGATAAAGCAATGATTAATGGAGCTAGAGACTATATGATACAAGCTTTTGATGAGATATCTTCAAAAACTGATTTTTGGTCAGCAGTTGCTTATTCAGGCGCATTTTCTATGTTGCCTCATGTAAAAGAGTATTCCAAAATTATGGAATGGAGTATGAAGATATTAATGCCTAATGAGTCACAATTTGGGTGGCAGCAGGTAATGGGTATGATAGAGGATGATACGCCTATTCCAGAACAAGCTTATGATATGGCAATTAAGTTAATCAATGAAAATCAAGAAGAGGATGGTGGATGGCCTCATCAATTTGGAACCTATAATAGAGTCTGGTCTGCTATCTATATACTAAGATTCCTTAAGAATAAGAAGTTAATATATTAA
- the selD gene encoding selenide, water dikinase SelD, with product MADKDKIRLTQMSSKAGUASKLSPQDLAQVLCQLKTKENKLDPNLIVGLGTSDDAGVYKIKDDYALIQTLDFFTPIVDDPYTFGQIAATNSLSDVYAMGGRPLTAMNIACFATCLEPAVLAEILRGGADKIVEAEAILVGGHTVTDKEVKFGLSVTGYVHPDEVLTNSGAKAGDVLVLTKPIGTGILTTALKKDLITEKELEEVVKSMSTLNKGAAAAMERVGVHACTDITGFGILGHTYELASGSDVNVKIDASKVPLFNKTLQLIEENAVPGGARSNQSHFGKWVDIDEDISDCLETALYDPQTSGGLLIAVAEDKAEKLVEELTKENCLCANVIGNVQDKDESEIFINVY from the coding sequence ATGGCAGACAAAGATAAAATACGTTTAACACAAATGTCATCAAAAGCTGGCTGAGCAAGTAAATTAAGTCCACAGGACTTGGCGCAAGTTTTGTGCCAATTGAAAACTAAAGAGAACAAACTAGATCCCAATTTAATAGTAGGATTAGGTACATCAGACGATGCTGGTGTTTACAAAATAAAAGATGATTATGCGTTAATACAAACACTTGATTTCTTCACACCTATAGTAGATGACCCATATACATTTGGACAGATAGCTGCAACTAATTCCTTGAGTGATGTGTATGCAATGGGAGGCAGACCTCTTACAGCTATGAATATTGCATGTTTCGCTACATGTTTAGAACCAGCCGTATTGGCAGAGATACTAAGAGGTGGTGCAGATAAGATAGTTGAAGCAGAAGCAATCTTGGTAGGAGGACATACGGTAACTGACAAAGAAGTGAAATTCGGACTATCAGTAACAGGCTATGTTCATCCTGATGAAGTACTTACTAATTCAGGAGCGAAAGCAGGAGATGTGTTGGTGCTTACTAAACCAATAGGAACAGGTATTCTGACTACTGCTCTCAAGAAAGATCTTATTACTGAAAAAGAACTAGAAGAAGTCGTTAAAAGTATGAGTACATTAAACAAAGGAGCAGCAGCTGCTATGGAAAGAGTTGGTGTACATGCTTGTACAGACATTACTGGTTTTGGTATATTAGGTCATACTTATGAATTAGCAAGTGGCAGCGATGTCAATGTAAAAATCGATGCTTCCAAGGTACCGCTTTTTAACAAGACATTGCAGTTAATAGAAGAAAATGCTGTACCAGGTGGTGCTAGATCCAATCAATCACATTTTGGTAAATGGGTAGATATTGATGAAGATATATCAGATTGTTTAGAAACAGCTTTATATGACCCACAGACTTCTGGAGGATTACTAATAGCAGTAGCAGAGGATAAAGCAGAGAAGCTTGTTGAAGAGCTTACTAAAGAAAATTGTCTATGTGCAAATGTTATCGGTAATGTACAAGATAAAGATGAAAGTGAAATATTTATAAACGTTTATTAA
- the selA gene encoding L-seryl-tRNA(Sec) selenium transferase: MVNDILRKIPSTNEILEDHKILELVQQKGKIIIKDIIIKVTNNYRNKIISTSYHRQSDSKEDIYNFIIDEVIKYANSSEKKRLNRVINGTGIILHTNMGRAPLPKRAVDKINDVASSYCNLEYDLTTGKRGSRYDSVEELLIKLTGAESALVVNNNAAAVFLCINTLALDKEVIVARSEQVEIGGSFRIPEIIERSGAKMVEVGTTNKTYTRDYENAITEDTRILLKVHKSNYRIEGFTHEVSGEELVNLGNEKEIISVEDLGSGVLLDLQNFNLPYEPTVMDQVKKGLDIITFSGDKLLGGPQAGIIVGKKEFVEKIKVNPLTRMVRIDKMSLIALQEVLSIYVENKNVKEKIPIIDMLTKTSRTLSEEANILKEMMEEKIGNKIDVDIIEENNPVGGGSLPGITVKGVALYIRNSKIGANVLQSRLRDNTIPIICKIKNDGIILSMRTIKKDDYKHIADAFKNIIYEK; this comes from the coding sequence TTGGTAAATGATATCCTAAGAAAAATCCCATCTACAAATGAAATTCTTGAAGACCATAAAATATTAGAATTGGTTCAACAAAAAGGCAAAATCATTATAAAAGATATAATAATTAAGGTTACCAATAATTACAGAAATAAGATAATTTCAACTAGTTATCATAGACAAAGTGATTCAAAAGAAGATATATATAATTTTATCATTGATGAAGTTATAAAATATGCTAACTCATCAGAGAAAAAAAGATTAAATAGAGTAATCAATGGGACAGGTATAATACTTCACACTAACATGGGAAGAGCTCCCCTGCCAAAAAGAGCTGTAGATAAAATCAATGATGTAGCAAGTAGTTATTGCAATCTAGAATATGACTTAACCACTGGGAAACGGGGTTCTAGATACGATAGTGTAGAAGAATTATTAATTAAGTTGACTGGTGCAGAAAGTGCCCTAGTGGTTAATAATAATGCCGCAGCAGTTTTTCTATGCATTAATACTCTGGCGCTTGATAAAGAAGTGATAGTAGCTAGATCAGAACAAGTTGAGATTGGTGGAAGTTTTCGAATTCCTGAGATTATAGAGCGAAGTGGTGCTAAGATGGTGGAAGTAGGTACCACTAATAAAACTTATACAAGAGACTATGAAAATGCTATAACAGAAGATACTAGAATATTATTAAAAGTTCATAAAAGCAATTACAGAATAGAAGGATTCACCCATGAGGTTTCAGGTGAAGAATTAGTGAATCTAGGGAATGAAAAAGAAATTATATCTGTAGAAGACTTAGGAAGTGGTGTATTACTGGATTTACAAAATTTCAATCTGCCTTATGAACCTACAGTAATGGACCAAGTTAAGAAAGGTCTGGATATAATAACTTTTAGTGGAGACAAATTATTAGGAGGACCTCAAGCAGGAATTATCGTAGGGAAAAAAGAATTTGTTGAAAAAATTAAGGTTAATCCACTCACAAGAATGGTTAGAATTGATAAGATGTCCCTTATAGCTTTACAGGAAGTGTTAAGTATATATGTAGAAAATAAAAATGTTAAGGAAAAAATTCCAATAATAGATATGTTGACTAAGACTTCTAGAACTTTGTCAGAAGAAGCGAATATCTTAAAAGAAATGATGGAAGAAAAAATTGGTAATAAAATAGATGTAGATATTATAGAGGAAAATAATCCTGTTGGTGGAGGTTCTCTACCAGGTATTACAGTAAAAGGTGTTGCTTTGTACATTCGAAATAGCAAGATAGGTGCGAATGTATTACAAAGTAGATTAAGAGATAATACTATACCGATTATCTGTAAAATTAAGAATGATGGTATTATTTTAAGTATGAGAACCATTAAAAAAGATGACTATAAACATATTGCAGATGCTTTTAAGAATATTATATATGAAAAATAA
- a CDS encoding L-2-amino-thiazoline-4-carboxylic acid hydrolase, which translates to MSENDYYIRQKDKLSKSIEKFLKPITPELIDMFGNKEASVVKLKVKNEYDKLIPQFPYIGGDDNKLTSNLVQASWGLALYRVLKEYDIDLYDIGKLIYLSLTRHFNKLPRFIRKIMGRRMFSKSKVIKMKRRAFLSREKKYPYDWVWEVNDGDGINYDLAIDYTECGIVKFFHDQDADELVPYLCNLDYVIFKAFGIELHRTKTLGCGCDCCNFRFIKNGTPREPWPPFFVDTAENVSANKTNQTN; encoded by the coding sequence ATGTCAGAGAATGATTATTACATAAGACAGAAAGATAAACTTTCTAAGTCAATAGAAAAATTTTTGAAACCAATTACACCTGAATTAATTGACATGTTCGGTAATAAAGAAGCTAGCGTAGTTAAACTAAAAGTCAAAAATGAGTATGATAAACTAATACCTCAGTTCCCTTATATTGGCGGTGATGACAACAAATTGACATCTAATCTTGTTCAAGCAAGTTGGGGACTAGCCTTGTATCGAGTATTGAAAGAATATGACATTGATTTATATGATATTGGAAAATTAATCTATTTATCGTTGACTAGACATTTTAACAAATTGCCAAGGTTCATAAGAAAAATCATGGGTAGAAGGATGTTCTCAAAATCAAAAGTAATAAAGATGAAACGAAGAGCCTTTTTATCCAGAGAGAAAAAATATCCTTATGATTGGGTATGGGAAGTTAATGATGGTGATGGTATCAATTATGACCTTGCAATAGATTATACTGAATGTGGTATAGTTAAATTTTTTCATGATCAAGATGCTGATGAGTTAGTACCTTATCTATGCAATCTGGATTATGTTATTTTCAAGGCTTTTGGAATTGAACTTCATCGTACTAAGACATTAGGCTGTGGCTGTGATTGCTGTAATTTCAGATTTATTAAGAATGGTACTCCTAGAGAACCATGGCCACCATTTTTTGTAGATACTGCCGAAAATGTATCTGCTAATAAGACCAATCAAACTAACTAA
- the selB gene encoding selenocysteine-specific translation elongation factor codes for MEHLIIGTAGHVDHGKTELVKALTGCDTDRLKEEKQRGMTIELGFAPFHLDGKIFSIVDVPGHEKLIKTMVSGATGMDMALLIIAADEGIMPQTIEHINILSMLDITNIIIVITKIDLINNESLDNTTTKIKSFIKETPLRESPICQVSSKLNIGIDNLKNIILNQSKTINKKRNAELFRMPIDRVFTIKGHGTVVTGTITGGKITKDDHIEILPNKINSKVRGIQVHGSEMNKAYAGQRCAINLTKVEKSSINRGDVIGKPQELSPTLSIDTVIYNLMDNYTIKHNQKVRLHIGTTEVLGKIKLIQQDQIEKNQKAYARIRLEKPVTAVFGDKFIIRSLTPVITIGGGRILSHKSPKLSHLQTKTLDYFTLLEQANPTHIILNLLQTNHQLFTIDKIFKNLYINRQTIYQSLSTLLNQQKILKLKNKYYISNETNTYLKQLIIKSIEEYYQNNKYTISINKETLRTKTFPKWNKDQFDTLLTQYNKNNLLSISKDQIIMNKQQRITQIYQNNQINKLEQLILKTNLQGFNTTNTTQPNINTNQLNHQLKFLQQINKIIKLNQTTYIHKTNYDNLLNHINTLFTQQNKITVQQVRDTLLIGRKQTIILLEYLDQIGITKRQNNQRIQLKTK; via the coding sequence ATGGAACATTTAATTATAGGAACAGCAGGACACGTAGACCACGGTAAAACAGAACTAGTAAAAGCACTGACAGGCTGCGATACAGACAGACTGAAAGAAGAAAAACAAAGAGGGATGACTATTGAACTAGGATTTGCCCCCTTTCATTTAGATGGAAAGATTTTCTCTATCGTAGATGTACCAGGCCACGAAAAACTCATAAAAACAATGGTATCAGGTGCAACTGGAATGGATATGGCACTACTAATCATCGCAGCGGACGAAGGCATCATGCCACAGACAATTGAACACATCAACATACTCTCTATGCTAGACATAACCAATATAATCATAGTTATAACAAAAATAGACTTAATAAATAATGAAAGCCTAGACAACACAACAACCAAAATAAAATCTTTCATAAAAGAAACCCCTTTAAGAGAATCACCTATCTGTCAAGTATCCTCCAAACTAAATATAGGCATAGACAATCTTAAAAACATAATACTTAACCAATCCAAAACAATAAATAAAAAAAGGAATGCCGAATTATTCAGAATGCCCATAGACAGAGTATTCACCATAAAAGGTCATGGAACAGTAGTAACAGGAACAATAACAGGCGGCAAAATAACCAAAGATGATCATATTGAAATACTCCCAAACAAAATAAACTCAAAAGTTAGAGGAATCCAAGTACATGGTTCAGAAATGAATAAAGCCTACGCTGGTCAAAGATGCGCAATAAATCTAACCAAAGTAGAAAAATCATCAATAAACCGTGGCGACGTAATAGGAAAACCACAAGAATTATCCCCTACACTCTCCATAGATACCGTAATCTATAACTTAATGGACAACTACACAATAAAACACAACCAAAAAGTCAGATTACACATAGGAACAACAGAAGTACTAGGAAAAATAAAATTAATTCAACAAGACCAAATAGAAAAAAATCAAAAAGCCTACGCCAGAATAAGACTAGAAAAACCAGTTACAGCTGTATTCGGCGACAAATTCATAATACGCTCACTAACCCCAGTAATCACTATCGGAGGAGGCAGAATACTATCTCACAAATCACCTAAACTATCACACCTGCAAACTAAAACATTAGATTACTTCACTTTACTAGAACAAGCTAATCCAACCCATATAATCCTAAACCTACTACAAACCAACCATCAACTATTTACCATAGACAAAATATTCAAAAATCTATACATCAACCGACAAACCATCTATCAATCACTATCCACCCTACTAAACCAACAAAAGATACTAAAACTAAAAAACAAATACTATATCAGCAACGAAACAAACACCTACCTAAAACAACTAATAATAAAATCAATAGAAGAATACTACCAAAACAACAAATACACTATCTCAATAAACAAAGAAACCCTAAGAACTAAAACATTCCCAAAATGGAACAAAGACCAATTCGACACCCTATTAACCCAATACAATAAAAACAACCTACTAAGCATCTCAAAGGACCAAATCATCATGAACAAACAACAACGAATAACCCAAATATACCAAAACAATCAAATAAACAAACTAGAACAACTAATACTAAAAACCAACCTACAAGGCTTTAACACAACTAACACCACACAACCCAACATCAACACTAACCAACTAAACCACCAACTAAAGTTCCTCCAACAAATAAATAAAATAATAAAACTAAACCAAACCACCTACATCCATAAAACAAATTACGATAACCTACTAAACCATATCAACACCCTCTTCACCCAACAAAACAAAATAACAGTACAACAAGTAAGAGACACCCTACTAATAGGAAGAAAACAAACAATAATCCTCCTAGAATACCTAGACCAAATAGGCATAACCAAACGACAAAACAACCAACGAATCCAACTAAAAACCAAATAA
- a CDS encoding MaoC family dehydratase: MKGKTISNLNIGDTASFQKTITESDVYLYAGITGDQNPAHINQVEAEKSMFKGRIAHGMLTAGLISAVLGMQLPGPGTIYLGQELKFTAPVRFGDTIKAQVEVIEKKEEKNIIKLKTICTNQKEKIVLEGIATVMPPK; encoded by the coding sequence ATGAAAGGAAAAACAATATCCAACCTAAACATTGGAGATACAGCTTCATTTCAAAAGACAATCACCGAATCTGACGTATACCTATATGCAGGTATAACAGGAGATCAGAACCCCGCACATATAAATCAGGTTGAAGCAGAAAAATCCATGTTCAAAGGTCGTATAGCCCACGGTATGCTTACCGCAGGACTAATTTCAGCAGTACTTGGAATGCAACTGCCAGGTCCAGGAACAATATATCTAGGTCAAGAACTAAAATTTACCGCTCCTGTCAGATTTGGAGATACTATAAAAGCACAAGTAGAAGTAATAGAGAAAAAAGAAGAAAAGAACATTATCAAACTAAAAACCATATGCACTAATCAAAAAGAAAAAATTGTACTAGAAGGAATAGCAACAGTCATGCCCCCAAAATAA
- a CDS encoding acyl-CoA dehydrogenase: MDFSISNEYEMLQKMYREFTENEVKPLASEVDEEERFPVETVEKLARYGMLGIPFPKEVGGSGGDNLAYAMAVEELSKACATTGVIVSAHTSLCAWPIYQFGTKEQKEKYLKPLAEGKLLGAFGLTEPNAGTDASAQQTTARLEDDYYILNGSKIFITNSGHADIYIIMAMTDKSLGTRGISAFIVEKDYEGFSVGKKESKMGIKGSATCELIFRDCKVPKQNLLGRLNRGFGIAMKTLDGGRIGIAAQALGIAQGALDETIKYVKERKQFNKALSKFQNTQFTIADMQTKVDAARLLVYRAARAKDNDEPYSSHAAMAKLFAAETAMEVTTKAVQLHGGYGYTREYPVERMMRDAKITEIYEGTSEVQKMVIATGLLK; encoded by the coding sequence ATGGATTTTTCTATTTCCAACGAATATGAAATGCTGCAAAAAATGTACAGAGAATTTACAGAAAACGAAGTAAAGCCTCTGGCAAGTGAAGTAGATGAAGAAGAAAGATTTCCAGTAGAAACAGTAGAAAAACTTGCAAGATACGGGATGCTCGGTATCCCATTCCCAAAAGAAGTAGGTGGAAGCGGAGGAGACAACCTAGCCTATGCTATGGCAGTAGAAGAATTATCAAAAGCTTGTGCAACTACAGGAGTAATTGTATCTGCTCATACTTCCCTATGCGCTTGGCCTATATATCAATTTGGTACAAAAGAACAAAAAGAAAAATATCTTAAACCATTAGCAGAAGGCAAATTGTTAGGTGCCTTCGGACTAACTGAACCTAACGCAGGAACAGATGCCTCAGCGCAACAGACCACAGCAAGATTGGAAGATGATTATTACATATTAAACGGTTCAAAAATATTTATTACCAACTCAGGACATGCAGATATTTATATAATCATGGCAATGACTGACAAAAGTCTAGGAACAAGAGGTATCTCAGCCTTTATCGTAGAAAAAGATTATGAAGGATTCAGTGTTGGTAAAAAAGAATCAAAAATGGGAATAAAAGGTTCTGCAACTTGTGAACTAATATTCAGGGACTGTAAAGTTCCAAAACAAAACTTGCTAGGAAGATTGAACAGAGGCTTTGGTATTGCAATGAAAACCCTTGATGGTGGACGTATAGGTATAGCTGCACAAGCTCTTGGAATAGCTCAAGGTGCTCTTGATGAAACTATTAAATACGTAAAAGAGAGAAAACAATTCAATAAAGCTCTATCAAAATTCCAGAATACACAATTTACCATTGCAGATATGCAGACAAAAGTGGATGCTGCAAGATTGCTAGTATATAGAGCGGCAAGAGCCAAAGATAATGATGAACCTTATAGCTCTCATGCAGCTATGGCTAAACTGTTTGCGGCAGAAACAGCAATGGAAGTCACTACAAAAGCTGTACAGCTTCATGGTGGTTATGGTTATACAAGGGAATATCCAGTTGAAAGAATGATGAGAGATGCTAAGATAACAGAAATATACGAAGGAACTTCCGAAGTTCAGAAAATGGTAATAGCAACTGGTTTGCTAAAATAA
- a CDS encoding electron transfer flavoprotein subunit beta/FixA family protein: protein MNIVVCIKQVPDTTEVKLNPETGTLIRDGIPSIINPDDKRGLEAALTLKDKYGGVVTVITMGPPQAKNALREALAMGADEGILLSDRAFAGADTWATSTTISKALEKLDYDLIIAGRQAIDGDTAQVGPQIAEHLKIPHVSYVENLMKKDDKLILKRAFEDGYHIIEVKMPCLITTLSEMNKPRYMSVRGIIDSYREKEIKVWKLDDLDIDDRSTIGLKGSPTKVKKSFTKGAKTAGKVFEVDNEEAASIIVKKLQEKYII from the coding sequence ATGAATATAGTTGTTTGTATAAAACAGGTTCCTGACACAACAGAAGTTAAGCTCAATCCAGAAACAGGAACACTCATAAGAGATGGTATACCAAGTATTATCAACCCTGACGATAAAAGAGGACTAGAAGCAGCTCTAACATTAAAAGACAAATACGGTGGTGTTGTAACAGTAATAACAATGGGACCTCCACAGGCTAAAAATGCTCTTAGAGAAGCTTTGGCAATGGGAGCAGATGAAGGAATATTATTAAGCGATAGAGCCTTTGCAGGTGCTGATACCTGGGCAACATCAACTACTATTTCAAAAGCATTAGAGAAGCTTGACTATGATTTAATAATTGCAGGACGTCAAGCTATTGATGGGGATACAGCTCAAGTTGGACCTCAGATTGCTGAACATCTCAAGATACCTCATGTAAGTTATGTTGAGAATCTTATGAAGAAAGATGACAAACTAATACTCAAAAGAGCTTTTGAAGATGGATACCATATCATAGAAGTCAAAATGCCATGTTTGATTACTACTCTAAGTGAAATGAATAAACCAAGATATATGTCGGTTAGAGGAATAATTGATTCATATAGAGAAAAAGAAATAAAAGTATGGAAATTAGATGATTTAGATATAGATGACCGATCTACTATCGGACTTAAGGGTTCACCTACCAAAGTAAAAAAATCATTTACAAAAGGTGCTAAAACTGCAGGAAAAGTATTTGAAGTAGATAATGAAGAAGCGGCTAGCATAATTGTTAAGAAACTACAAGAAAAATACATTATATAA